The following DNA comes from Corynebacterium urogenitale.
GTGCTGGGCTGAGGCACTGCGGAGTGGGCTGAGGCACTGCGGAGTGGGCTGAGGCACTGCGGAGTGGGCAGCGGGCCGAGAGGCACGAGGACGCCAGCGGAGTGTGGTAGGAAAGTGGCATGACTGAAAAGTGGTACTACGACACGAAGACTGGACAGGTGAGCCAGGGCAAGGCCTCGGGTTGGGATTCCCGTATGGGGCCCTACGACACGCAAGAGGAGGCTGCCGCTGCGCTGGAGACTGCCCGCAAGCGGACAGAACAGGCAGATGCCTACGACTCGGAAGACGAGGACTAGCGTCTTGTGGCAGTCCCAAGGCAGTACTGAACGTCCCCGACAGCGCTGGTCACATCAAGTGGCAGCGCTAAAAACCGCTTAAAAGCAGTGCTCTTCGGCGGGGAAGCTGCCCTCGGCAACTTCGCGCTTGTACTCAGCGGCGGCGTGGGTCATTGCTTCGCCCACAGCTGCCCACTGCTTGGCGAACTTCGGCCGGTGGCCATCGGAGGGGAAGGCCACCATGTCGTGCCACACCAGCACTTGGCCATCGCAGTCCGGCCCGGCTCCAATGCCAATCGTCGGGATCGGACACATCTCGGTGACACGCTTGGCTAGCTTTGCCGGGACCATTTCCATCACGACGAGATCGGCACCCGCGTCCACTACGGCCTGAACGTCGGCGATCAGGGCTTCGGCATCCTCGCCACGTCCCTGCACCTTGTAGCCGCCGAGGTTGTTAACGGACTGTGGGGTGAATCCAATGTGAGCGCACACGGCCATGCCTGCATTCTTTACTGCCCTGATGCGTGACGCCATGCGCACCCCGCCTTCAAGTTTGACGCAGTGCGCTCCAGAGCGGCGCAGGATCTCCGCAGAGGTGAGCACAGCTTGCTCATCGGAAGCCTCGTAAGTTCCGAAGGGCAAGTCGACGACCACGAAAGCATTGCCAGCGCCGCGGACAACAGCGGCCGCCAGATAGGACATTTCGTCGAGGGAGATGGCTGCTGTCGTCGGATAACCAAAAACGACGTTGGCAGCGGAATCGCCAACCAGCATGATCTCTATGCCTGCCTGGGCGAAGGCGCGGGCAGTCGAATAATCGTATGCCGTCACCATGGCAAAGGGAGTGCCTGAGCCTTTGCGAGCGGTGATATCGCCGAGGCGGATCTGCTTGGTCGGGACCATGTAACCCTGAAGTGCCGTGTTGTTGTCAGCCATGCCCCTCATCTTGCCATGCGAGCGGCGCGGGTCCGAAACTTCATCTGCTGGAAACATAAACCGCCCCCTCATGGGACTTACCCTCACCACAAAGGGCGAAAAGAGAACTACAATGGTCGCTTATGAATCGCCAGCAGGAATTTGTGTTGCGTACGATTGAAGAGCGCGACATTCGCTTCGTTCGTCTTTGGTTTACCGATATCCAGGGCTACCTTAAGTCTGTCTCCGTGGCTCCAGCTGAGCTCGAGGGGACATTCGAGGAGGGCATTGGTTTTGACGGCTCTGCTATCGAAGGCTTCTCCCGCGTCGCCGAGTCCGACACGATCGCCAAGCCGGATCCGAGCACGTTCCAGATCCTGCCATTCGAATCGGAACGCGATGGCAGCCTGTCTGCTCGTATGTTCTGCGACATCACCATGCCTGATGGTGAGCCTTCGTGGGCAGATCCGCGCCAGGTGCTGCGCAGACAGATGAACATTGCCGCCGAGATGGGCTTCACCTGCTACGTGCATCCCGAGATCGAATTCTTCCTGGTGCAGTCCACGGAAACCGATGGCGAGCGCCCGACCCCGACGGATACCGGCGGGTACTTCGATCAAGCTGTCACGGATGATGCACCGCACTTCCGTGCAGATGCCATCAATTCCCTCGAGCGCGTGGGCATCTCGGTGGAGTTTTCTCATCACGAGACGGCGCCGGGGCAGCAGGAGATCGACCTGCGTTTCGCCGATGCGCTGTCCATGGCGGATAACGTGATGGCCTTCCGCTACATCATCAAGCAGGTCGCCCGCCACAACGGTGTGCGTGCCACGTTCATGCCGAAGCCATTCAGCGAATACGCTGGCTCCGCGATGCACACGCACATGTCCCTGTTTGAGGGCGATGAGAACGCTTTCCACGACCCAGATGATGAGCTGCGCCTGTCCACCACAGGTAAGTCATTCATCGCCGGCATTCTGGAGCACGCCTCTGAGATTTCTGCGGTGACGAACCAGTGGGTGAACTCCTACAAGCGCATTTCCTCCGGTGATGAAGCGCCGCGTTCGGCCGCTTGGGGTGCATCGAACCGTTCGGCGATGGTTCGCGTGCCGATGTACACGCAGAACAAGCCGGCGTCACGCCGAGTGGAAATTCGCACACCGGACACCGCCTGCAACCCGTACCTCACCTACGCCGTGCTCATGGCCGCTGGTCTGAAGGGCATCAAGGAGGGCTACGAGCTGCCCGCCCCAGCCGAGGGCGATATTGCCCTGATGACCGCGCGCGAGCGCCGCGCAGCCGGGTTTAAAGATCTGCCTAATGACCTCGATTACGCGCTGCGTGAGATGGAGCGTTCCGAGCTGGTCGCTGATGCTCTTGGCGAGCACGTCTTTGAGTACTTCCTGCGCAATAAGTGGCGTGAGTGGAATAGCTACCAGTCCCAAATCACTCCTTGGGAATTGAAGCACAACCTGGAGTTCTAAATCGATTGAGCCCGCAATCCGCGCCTCTTGGCGCAGGGTGTGGGCTCTTGTCGGATTAATCTGAGAAGCAGATAGCTGTTCACTGAGCGCTGCAGGTTATGGAGCGCCGATACGAAAGGTCCCCGAAGGATGACTCGCCCTCGGTCGTCACGTTCCCGAATTCCCAGTGCGCGAACCTTGGGGTTGACGCGTCCGCGTGCTCAGGAGGATCTCGAGCTCCTGGGGTGGGTGGAGGAGCAACACGTTCCTGTTTTGGTGACTTTGAGCTCATGTGGTGACCCGGATCTGGCACTGAATAATGTCGTGCGGCTGGTGGAGGAATTGCGTTCGCAGGAGGAGGCCGGAACTCTTGCCTCTGTGTCCGTCGAGGGAGAGGTCGGCTCTTTTTCCGACGCCACGGCGGACACCTTGCTGGAGGCGCTGACTAATAACAAGGGGCTGCGGCGCCGCTTGCTGGCATTGTTCGGAGCTTCCAGCATGCTCGGCGATCACATCGTTGCGCACCCGGAAGACTGGGTGCAGTTGGCTCTGCCGATGCCAGATACCCAGGCCATGATGGATGCCATGCTGGGGTCCGTGGACGCAGTGCCGGTGAAAGAAGTGTTGGCGTTCGATGAATCCGCCGAATTTAAGAGCACTTCTGACGAGAAAAAAGCTACGGAGCCTCCTCATGAGGGTTCGCGTCTTTTCCGGGCCCGCATTACTGGTCCGGAGGCGGATACGGCGATGCGTGATGCGTACCGCACGCTGCTTGCGCGTGTGGCGGCGATTGATACTGAGGGTACGTTTATCGTTCGCGGGGAGCCGGATCCGGAGCCACTATCCTTCGTCACTCTGTCACAAGCGTTGGCTGATTCCGCCGACGCGGCGCTCACTGCGGCTTTGGCAGTGGCATGTTCGACTGTCTATGGCGGCCCGGATGACGAGAATGCAAAGCCGCCGGCTCGACTGGCTGTGCTGGCGATGGGCAAGTGCGGTGCTCGCGAGCTGAACTACATCTCGGATGTGGACGTCATCTTCGTTGCCGAGCCCGCCGATGCCCGGGCGACTCGCTGGGCTGGCGAGTTCATCAATATTGGTTCCCGCGTGTTCTTTGAAGTGGATGCCGCCTTGCGCCCGGAGGGTAAGCAGGGAGCGCTGGTGCGCACATTGGCGTCGCACAAGACGTATTACGACCGTTGGGCGGCGACATGGGAGTTCCAGGCTTTGCTCAAGGCGCGCCCCATGTCTGGCGATTTGGAGCTTGGCCAAGAGTACGTGGATGCGCTGGCACCGAAGGTCTGGACAGCCTCCCAGCGTGAGGATTTCGTCCCAGATGTGCAGAAGATGCGCCGACGGGTCATCGACAATGTGCCGGATGAGATTCGCCATCGTGAGCTGAAGCTGGGCCCCGGTGGCCTGCGTGACGTGGAGTTCGCCGTCCAGCTTTTGCAGATGGTGCACGGCCGTGTGGACGAATCTCTGCGCGTCCGCTCCACTGTGCAGGCGTTGGCCGCACTGGTGGATGGGGGTTATATCGGCCGCGAGGATGGCCAGATTCTCCAGCGTTGCTACGAGTTCATGCGCCTGCTGGAGCATCGCTTGCAGCTATTCCGCCTCAAGCGCACGCACACCCTTCCGGCGAAGGACGACGCTGAGCAGCTCACGTGGCTTGCACGCACTTCCGGCCGCAAGCCCGAGGGTTCGGCGAGTTACGCGGAGCAGTTGGAAAAAGATGTGCGTGGGGTGAGCGTGCAGATTCATCAGCTGCACTCCAAGCTGTTCTACCGTCCTCTGCTCAACTCTGTCGTCTCCTTGGACGACGACACCATCCGGCTCACTCCAGAGTCCGCGAAACGCCAGCTGGCTGCCTTGGGCTACGAGAACCCAGATCGTGCGTACGACCACCTGATGGCTCTGGCGAGCGGTTCGGCACGCAAGAACAAGATGCAGGCAATTATCCTGCCGATGTTGTTGGAGTGGCTGGCGCCAACAGTTGACCCCGACGCTGGGTTGCTGGCCTACCGCAAACTCTCAGAGACGGCGAGGGAGAAAAAGTGGTATCTGCGGCTGCTGCGCGATGAAAACGTCGTGGGTCAGCGGTTGATGTATCTGCTGGGAACCTCGCCCTACGTGGCGGAACTGCTGCTTAACAGCGTGGATACCGTGAAGCTGCTCTCCGATGGAGCGAATGGGCCGAAGCTCGTCGAACGCGATCCAGCGGTGGTGACGCACTCCTTGGTCGCTGCCGTTGCGCGTCACCGCAACCCCGAAAAGGCAATCCAGATTGCGCGATCCCTGCGCCGTGCGGAATTGGCTCGCGTGGCAGCCGCTGACCTGCTGGACTTCATGACGACGGAGGAAGTCTGTAGCTCCCTGTCTTGGGTGTGGGATGCCGTGCTGGAAGCTGCACTGCAGTCGGAGATCCGAGCCTGGGAAGATGCTCATGATGAGAATGCCCCGGCAAAGATTTCGGTTATTGGCATGGGGCGCCTCGGGGGCGCGGAGCTGGGCTATGGCTCGGATGCGGACGTCATGTTCGTCACCGAGTCGGCGGACATCCCGGAGGATCCGGCGGCCCAATCTGAGGCGGATAACAAGGCCGTCAAGTGGGCTGCCCATATTTGTGACTCGGTGCGTGCTCGCCTGGGGCGCCCTTCCCAAGACCCGCCGCTAGAGGTGGACTTGGACCTGCGCCCGGAGGGGCGCAACGGCGCAGTTGTCCGCACTCTGGAATCCTATGAACGCTACTACCGCGAGTGGGGCGAAACTTGGGAGATGCAGGCATTGCTTCGTGCGACGTGGATCGCGGGTGACAAGGACTTGGGCATTCGCTTCCTGCGCATGATTGACCAGTTCCGTTATCCAGCAGGTGGCGTGACAGACGAAACTGTCCAGGAAGTGCGCCGCATGAAGGCCCGTGTGGATGCAGAGCGGTTGCCAGCCGGTGCAGATAAGAAGACCCACACCAAATTGGGCCGTGGCGCTCTCACGGACGTGGAGTGGACCGTGCAGCTGCTGATGATGCAGAACGGTCAGGTCGCGGAGAATTTACGCAATACATCCACGCTGGAGGTGTTGCAGGAACTCGCCAATTCTGAACTGCTGAGTCAGGCCGATGCCACGATTCTGCGCGAAGCATGGATCACCGCCACGAACGCCCGCAACGCGATTGTTCTGGTCAACGGCAAGCGCAAGGATCAGCTGCCGACATTTGGCAAGCCACTGGCACAGGTGGCTGCGGCAGCCAATTGGGATCCGAGCGATTCGCAAGGCTTCTTGGACGATTATCTCAAGAAGACCCGCCGCGCACGGCGCGTGGTGGACCGTGTCTTCTGGGGTGAGGATGTACTCCATGATTTTGCTAGTGACTACTCGGATTTCCGCTAGCGCGTGCGGGGAGCTAAGGCTGTGCTAACCTAACGACAAAATAAGTCCACGGCTATCGCAAAGATCTGCTGAGATGCCGTGGGGCTGAAACTTTTGAGAGGACATCCAGGAGGAGGTGCCAACCCACCATGAGTGCTGCTGAGAGGCCAGCCGGAACCATTGACGTGAACCCCGTGATCACCGCAACCAGCGAAAACGTGCGGGAAATGCTCCAGCGTTCCGCTGTGTGGACGCGCATGAGCGATGGCAGCCTGCCATTCGCTGGGCGTGCCTCCTACCTCGAGCAGCACTGGGATGGCCTGCGTGTTCTGCTCGGAGCGCTCGATAACTTCGAGAACATCCCCGACCTTCGAGGCCTCCGCGACCAGGTACGCCTGACCGTGGAGAAGATGGGGGATGCTCTGGATCGCTCCCACGCCACGGCTCGGTGGCGGGAACACCATGTGACGATGCCCTCGATGCTGCAGTTCCGCCGTCGCGTGACGGAAATGACGAATCACGGCGATCTCATCGGCCTCGTAGCACACACGGTGGTACGCCTCGCAGCTGTCAGCGCCTGCCCAGTGCCCACCACAGATGAACTGACCAGCCCAAGTGTGACGCTCATCCATAACGAAGAGCAGGAAGAACTTTTCGTTGAGGAAATGTCCGCCGCGTTGGTATTCCTGATGGCGCACGGAAGTGACGTCGTTCGCGCATACCAGGGGCAGAAGCAGGAGAGCACCTGTGCGGTGACAGCGGCGATGATCCGCAACGCCCTGCGCTAAAACACGGGGTGCAGTGACCGCAATGACCCCCGCTCATGGGGCGAGCCGGTGTGAGAACGGGCGGCTCACGACACCAGTTGGCCTTCGACGATAACGTTGTAGCCCAAGTCCTGGGAACCGGAGACGCTGCACGCGATGAGTACAATTCTTCCGCGCCGGTCAGCGGCCATGATGTCCGGATCGACGATCGCCTCATTCTTATCCACCAACCACGAACGCGTCACCCTCCACGTTCGCGCGTTGCCCTGCGGATCCGCCATGGTGATCTCTGAACCGTTGAGGACGTTAGAAGAATAACGCTTCACCGGCATGTTATCCGTGCCATTGACCTGTTCAGGAGCGGCTGATAGATCGACATGAGCGGTCACCACCTCCGAGATTGGGTTGAACACCAGTGGTGCCTGGCCCCATGCGTGACCGAGTACGTAGACAGTTCCGGCGTCAGCATTGCTAGGCGATTGACCCCACCCTTCCACCCACCGAACCATCGTTTTCTGAGGGCCCGCAGGATTCAACGGAAGAACGTAAGGCATGGAATCGAACGTCGCGCCACTGACGGCCGCAGGGCCACTCATAGAGAAAGATCCGGTAGCGCTGGGTGCATGGCCCTCGTTTG
Coding sequences within:
- the panB gene encoding 3-methyl-2-oxobutanoate hydroxymethyltransferase → MADNNTALQGYMVPTKQIRLGDITARKGSGTPFAMVTAYDYSTARAFAQAGIEIMLVGDSAANVVFGYPTTAAISLDEMSYLAAAVVRGAGNAFVVVDLPFGTYEASDEQAVLTSAEILRRSGAHCVKLEGGVRMASRIRAVKNAGMAVCAHIGFTPQSVNNLGGYKVQGRGEDAEALIADVQAVVDAGADLVVMEMVPAKLAKRVTEMCPIPTIGIGAGPDCDGQVLVWHDMVAFPSDGHRPKFAKQWAAVGEAMTHAAAEYKREVAEGSFPAEEHCF
- the glnA gene encoding type I glutamate--ammonia ligase, translating into MNRQQEFVLRTIEERDIRFVRLWFTDIQGYLKSVSVAPAELEGTFEEGIGFDGSAIEGFSRVAESDTIAKPDPSTFQILPFESERDGSLSARMFCDITMPDGEPSWADPRQVLRRQMNIAAEMGFTCYVHPEIEFFLVQSTETDGERPTPTDTGGYFDQAVTDDAPHFRADAINSLERVGISVEFSHHETAPGQQEIDLRFADALSMADNVMAFRYIIKQVARHNGVRATFMPKPFSEYAGSAMHTHMSLFEGDENAFHDPDDELRLSTTGKSFIAGILEHASEISAVTNQWVNSYKRISSGDEAPRSAAWGASNRSAMVRVPMYTQNKPASRRVEIRTPDTACNPYLTYAVLMAAGLKGIKEGYELPAPAEGDIALMTARERRAAGFKDLPNDLDYALREMERSELVADALGEHVFEYFLRNKWREWNSYQSQITPWELKHNLEF
- a CDS encoding bifunctional [glutamine synthetase] adenylyltransferase/[glutamine synthetase]-adenylyl-L-tyrosine phosphorylase, translated to MTRPRSSRSRIPSARTLGLTRPRAQEDLELLGWVEEQHVPVLVTLSSCGDPDLALNNVVRLVEELRSQEEAGTLASVSVEGEVGSFSDATADTLLEALTNNKGLRRRLLALFGASSMLGDHIVAHPEDWVQLALPMPDTQAMMDAMLGSVDAVPVKEVLAFDESAEFKSTSDEKKATEPPHEGSRLFRARITGPEADTAMRDAYRTLLARVAAIDTEGTFIVRGEPDPEPLSFVTLSQALADSADAALTAALAVACSTVYGGPDDENAKPPARLAVLAMGKCGARELNYISDVDVIFVAEPADARATRWAGEFINIGSRVFFEVDAALRPEGKQGALVRTLASHKTYYDRWAATWEFQALLKARPMSGDLELGQEYVDALAPKVWTASQREDFVPDVQKMRRRVIDNVPDEIRHRELKLGPGGLRDVEFAVQLLQMVHGRVDESLRVRSTVQALAALVDGGYIGREDGQILQRCYEFMRLLEHRLQLFRLKRTHTLPAKDDAEQLTWLARTSGRKPEGSASYAEQLEKDVRGVSVQIHQLHSKLFYRPLLNSVVSLDDDTIRLTPESAKRQLAALGYENPDRAYDHLMALASGSARKNKMQAIILPMLLEWLAPTVDPDAGLLAYRKLSETAREKKWYLRLLRDENVVGQRLMYLLGTSPYVAELLLNSVDTVKLLSDGANGPKLVERDPAVVTHSLVAAVARHRNPEKAIQIARSLRRAELARVAAADLLDFMTTEEVCSSLSWVWDAVLEAALQSEIRAWEDAHDENAPAKISVIGMGRLGGAELGYGSDADVMFVTESADIPEDPAAQSEADNKAVKWAAHICDSVRARLGRPSQDPPLEVDLDLRPEGRNGAVVRTLESYERYYREWGETWEMQALLRATWIAGDKDLGIRFLRMIDQFRYPAGGVTDETVQEVRRMKARVDAERLPAGADKKTHTKLGRGALTDVEWTVQLLMMQNGQVAENLRNTSTLEVLQELANSELLSQADATILREAWITATNARNAIVLVNGKRKDQLPTFGKPLAQVAAAANWDPSDSQGFLDDYLKKTRRARRVVDRVFWGEDVLHDFASDYSDFR
- a CDS encoding sortase family protein, with protein sequence MHENFRIAKACSVRVIAVVALLFICITAVLAVVFTRDTGQAEQSVAADSSSSPTAASTTKHDVETNNHSASSEAPPSSQPPAPTNEGHAPSATGSFSMSGPAAVSGATFDSMPYVLPLNPAGPQKTMVRWVEGWGQSPSNADAGTVYVLGHAWGQAPLVFNPISEVVTAHVDLSAAPEQVNGTDNMPVKRYSSNVLNGSEITMADPQGNARTWRVTRSWLVDKNEAIVDPDIMAADRRGRIVLIACSVSGSQDLGYNVIVEGQLVS